The following coding sequences lie in one bacterium genomic window:
- a CDS encoding M1 family metallopeptidase codes for MKLLWALIGVIAVSLLLYAKEEGMQQIDPHSFSKPNEAVVQHLHLDIRVDFQEKKILGKASLQIQNKAGVDKLYLDTNGLSISKVTLDQGVESSFTLEPAIAPMGQALVVSIRPETKLVHVEYSTDPEAAALQWLEPAQTQDKKYPFLYTQSQAILARSWIPCQDTPSVRMTYTARVQVPPNLLAVMSAENPRKKNESGVYEFRMRQPIPSYLLALAVGDIAFRATGERTGVYAEPSVIEKAAWEFAETPQMMATVEELYGPYRWERYDLIVLPPSFPWGGMENPRLTFVTPTLLAGDRSLVATIAHELAHSWSGNLVTNATWNDFWLNEGFTNYLTHRIMETVYGDEYAKMLTVLQFQDLHREVAEIGPTSADTHLKMNLAGRDPEVGVTAIPYEKGEFLLFTIEAAVGRERWDAFLNQYFKESAFQSMTTEQFLSYLRKNLVKPGSDLEKRIQIDAWIYGPGIPPNILKPESESLKEVDHELGKYLEGKAATELDTNQWTTHHWIHFIRNLPQSISAPKMEELDRSFQLTGSKNAEILNEWLRQVITKRYAPAYPAIEKFLISQGRRKYVKLLFTELIRTKEGREMAERIYGKARPFYHSATREVAERILRSKQN; via the coding sequence TTGAAATTGTTGTGGGCGCTAATCGGCGTGATTGCAGTCTCGTTGTTACTTTACGCGAAGGAGGAAGGCATGCAGCAAATCGATCCGCATTCTTTTTCTAAGCCGAATGAAGCAGTTGTCCAGCATCTGCATTTAGACATTCGCGTAGATTTCCAGGAGAAAAAGATCCTTGGGAAAGCCTCGTTGCAAATCCAGAATAAAGCAGGTGTGGATAAACTCTATCTGGACACCAATGGACTTTCCATTTCAAAAGTTACGCTGGATCAGGGAGTGGAATCTTCTTTCACGCTGGAACCGGCAATAGCGCCGATGGGACAAGCGCTGGTTGTGTCGATCCGCCCGGAAACAAAACTGGTTCACGTTGAATATTCGACGGATCCCGAAGCCGCTGCTCTTCAATGGTTGGAGCCCGCGCAGACTCAGGATAAGAAATATCCGTTTCTCTACACGCAATCGCAGGCGATTCTTGCCCGGTCCTGGATCCCATGCCAGGATACGCCTTCTGTTCGAATGACCTACACCGCGCGTGTTCAGGTGCCTCCCAACCTGCTTGCCGTGATGAGCGCGGAGAATCCCCGGAAGAAGAATGAATCAGGGGTGTATGAGTTTCGTATGCGCCAGCCCATCCCTTCCTATTTACTGGCGCTTGCTGTTGGCGATATTGCATTTCGCGCAACCGGAGAACGCACGGGTGTTTACGCAGAACCATCGGTGATTGAAAAAGCTGCCTGGGAATTCGCTGAAACGCCTCAAATGATGGCTACGGTCGAAGAGTTGTATGGTCCTTATCGATGGGAAAGGTACGATCTGATCGTGCTGCCCCCGAGTTTTCCATGGGGAGGGATGGAAAACCCGCGATTGACTTTTGTGACTCCTACTCTGCTTGCGGGAGATCGATCACTGGTTGCTACAATTGCGCACGAACTGGCCCACTCCTGGTCCGGAAATCTTGTGACCAACGCGACCTGGAACGATTTCTGGTTGAATGAAGGCTTCACGAATTATCTGACGCACCGGATCATGGAAACAGTTTACGGAGACGAATATGCAAAGATGCTGACCGTGCTCCAGTTCCAGGATCTTCACCGGGAAGTAGCGGAGATTGGACCGACAAGCGCCGATACTCACTTGAAAATGAATCTGGCCGGACGCGATCCGGAAGTTGGAGTTACTGCGATTCCATACGAAAAAGGAGAGTTCCTTCTTTTTACAATTGAAGCGGCGGTGGGACGCGAGAGATGGGATGCATTTTTAAATCAGTACTTCAAAGAGTCTGCCTTTCAAAGCATGACAACAGAGCAATTTCTATCCTATTTGCGTAAGAATCTCGTTAAACCAGGTTCAGATCTGGAGAAGCGAATCCAGATTGATGCATGGATCTATGGTCCGGGGATTCCACCGAACATCTTAAAACCTGAGTCCGAATCTCTCAAGGAAGTCGACCATGAGCTGGGAAAATATCTGGAGGGGAAAGCTGCTACAGAACTGGACACGAATCAATGGACGACTCACCACTGGATCCATTTCATCCGGAATTTACCGCAATCGATTTCAGCCCCAAAAATGGAAGAGCTTGACAGGTCATTTCAGTTAACCGGCAGTAAGAATGCGGAGATTCTGAACGAATGGTTGCGGCAAGTGATCACGAAGCGGTATGCGCCTGCATATCCCGCCATCGAGAAGTTTTTGATTTCTCAAGGGAGGAGAAAATATGTGAAACTCCTATTTACGGAATTGATCCGCACGAAGGAAGGGCGTGAAATGGCGGAGCGTATTTATGGAAAAGCGCGGCCCTTTTATCATTCTGCTACACGTGAAGTTGCTGAAAGAATTCTTCGTAGCAAACAAAATTAA